One genomic segment of Streptococcus salivarius includes these proteins:
- a CDS encoding SseB family protein yields the protein MTENQELQAFDETLKEFLKEPDHFLTSLALVNHLQRTPVLAAQDLYAVEVEGKKVVPVFTNEQDLQSFKATQESAREQTWVERSSLGVLTQLVQAELFGLAFNLKEDGDFSNTTLFASSELIQFINYFTQTLNNLLGEENQKAAPKDKIYLVPAFIHKREEDGQDDRFFATMSNAEGQSYVPVFTNLTSFAKWYGNETFGLPFRKAKGTILQWPLSEIYQPSTGENELDKVQGIVINPFDEQPELVDWSYFEGDSE from the coding sequence ATGACAGAAAATCAAGAATTGCAAGCTTTTGATGAAACTCTAAAAGAATTTTTAAAGGAACCAGACCACTTTTTGACTAGTCTGGCTTTGGTTAATCACCTACAACGTACTCCCGTCTTGGCTGCCCAAGACCTCTACGCAGTTGAAGTGGAAGGAAAGAAGGTTGTTCCTGTCTTCACCAATGAACAGGACCTACAATCTTTCAAAGCTACTCAAGAGAGTGCTCGAGAACAAACTTGGGTAGAACGTTCGAGCTTAGGTGTTTTAACACAACTTGTTCAGGCAGAGCTTTTTGGTCTTGCTTTCAATTTAAAAGAGGATGGTGATTTCTCGAATACCACTCTTTTTGCAAGCAGTGAACTCATCCAGTTTATCAACTATTTCACTCAGACCCTTAATAATCTTTTGGGTGAGGAAAATCAAAAGGCAGCTCCTAAAGATAAGATTTATCTTGTTCCAGCCTTCATTCACAAACGCGAGGAAGATGGCCAGGATGACCGTTTCTTTGCGACCATGTCGAATGCAGAGGGACAAAGTTATGTGCCTGTGTTTACGAACTTAACGAGCTTTGCAAAATGGTACGGTAACGAGACTTTTGGTCTACCTTTCCGTAAGGCTAAAGGGACGATTTTACAGTGGCCACTGTCAGAAATTTACCAGCCTTCAACAGGTGAAAATGAGTTGGATAAGGTTCAAGGTATTGTCATCAATCCGTTTGATGAGCAGCCTGAGTTAGTCGACTGGTCTTATTTTGAAGGGGATAGCGAGTAG
- the cysE gene encoding serine O-acetyltransferase: MGWWKESIDIVKKNDPAARTSLEVLLTYPGLKALAAHRISHFLWRHHCRLLARMHSQFWRFWTQIEIHPGAQIAEGVFIDHGSGLVIGETAVVEKGAMLYHGVTLGGTGKDVGKRHPTVREGALVSAHAQVIGPIEIGKNAKVGAAAVVVADVPEDVTVVGVPAKVVRVHGQKDEEVIHDIEEGREYYSEKLEDLLKAASFHSSRL, translated from the coding sequence ATGGGTTGGTGGAAAGAAAGTATTGATATAGTAAAGAAAAATGACCCGGCAGCTCGGACGAGTCTAGAGGTTCTTTTAACCTACCCTGGCTTAAAAGCCTTGGCTGCTCATCGTATCTCACATTTTCTCTGGCGCCACCATTGTCGACTCTTAGCGCGTATGCATAGTCAGTTTTGGCGCTTTTGGACTCAAATTGAGATTCACCCAGGGGCTCAGATTGCTGAAGGTGTCTTCATTGACCATGGCTCTGGCCTTGTTATTGGTGAGACAGCTGTTGTGGAGAAGGGTGCTATGCTTTACCACGGTGTCACTTTAGGTGGTACTGGTAAAGATGTGGGAAAACGTCACCCAACTGTTCGTGAGGGTGCCTTGGTTTCAGCTCATGCTCAGGTCATAGGCCCTATTGAGATTGGAAAGAATGCTAAGGTCGGTGCGGCAGCTGTGGTTGTTGCGGATGTCCCAGAAGATGTTACAGTCGTTGGTGTTCCTGCTAAGGTTGTGCGTGTTCATGGTCAAAAGGATGAAGAAGTTATCCACGATATTGAAGAAGGTCGTGAATACTATAGCGAAAAGCTAGAAGACCTTCTAAAAGCAGCTAGCTTTCATTCATCACGTCTATAA
- the cysS gene encoding cysteine--tRNA ligase, with product MIKIYDTMTRSLRDFVPLTENVVNMYVCGPTVYNYIHIGNARSAVAFDTIRRYFEYCGYTVNYISNFTDVDDKIIKAANEAGISTKELSDKFIAAFMEDTGQLGIKPATQNPRVINYMDEIIAFVSTLVDKGFAYVSEGDVYFRVAKSNNYAKLANKTLEDLEIGASGRTDAETERKENPLDFALWKAAKEGEVSWDSPWGPGRPGWHIECSVMATEILGDTIDIHGGGADLEFPHHTNEIAQSEAKTGKTFANYWMHNGFVNVDNEKMSKSLGNFVTVHDMLQTVDGQVLRFFLATQQYRKPINFTEKAIHDAEVNLKYLKNTHSLPLTEQVNQAELQTYLDAFQEAMDDDFNTANGVTVLFDMAKWINSGNYDQTVKDAFEKMLQVFGIVFEEEVLDEDIEKLIEERQAARANKDFATADRIRDELAAQGIKLLDTKEGVRWTRD from the coding sequence GTGATTAAAATTTATGATACGATGACGCGTTCGCTCCGTGATTTTGTACCTTTGACAGAAAATGTTGTCAATATGTATGTCTGCGGACCAACAGTTTACAATTACATTCATATCGGAAATGCCCGTTCAGCAGTAGCTTTTGATACTATTCGTCGTTATTTTGAGTATTGTGGCTACACAGTCAACTATATTTCCAACTTTACGGATGTAGATGATAAGATCATCAAGGCAGCCAATGAAGCTGGTATTTCAACTAAGGAATTGTCGGACAAGTTTATCGCGGCCTTTATGGAAGATACCGGACAACTTGGCATCAAACCAGCGACACAAAATCCACGTGTTATTAACTACATGGATGAAATCATTGCATTCGTGTCAACCTTGGTTGACAAAGGATTTGCCTATGTCTCTGAAGGTGATGTTTACTTCCGAGTAGCTAAGTCAAACAACTATGCTAAATTGGCTAACAAGACCTTGGAAGATCTTGAAATTGGTGCAAGCGGACGTACGGATGCTGAAACAGAACGTAAGGAAAATCCTCTAGATTTTGCCCTTTGGAAAGCTGCTAAAGAGGGAGAAGTTTCTTGGGATAGCCCATGGGGACCTGGTCGTCCTGGTTGGCACATCGAATGTTCTGTTATGGCGACTGAAATCCTTGGAGATACTATCGATATTCATGGTGGAGGGGCAGACCTTGAGTTTCCACACCATACCAATGAAATTGCCCAATCCGAAGCCAAAACTGGCAAGACCTTTGCTAACTACTGGATGCATAATGGTTTTGTCAATGTGGATAATGAAAAAATGTCAAAATCCTTGGGTAACTTCGTGACCGTTCATGATATGCTTCAAACGGTTGATGGTCAAGTGCTTCGCTTCTTCCTAGCAACACAACAGTATCGTAAACCAATTAACTTTACAGAAAAAGCTATCCATGATGCTGAAGTCAATCTTAAGTATTTGAAAAATACCCACAGTCTTCCGTTGACAGAACAGGTGAATCAAGCTGAGTTGCAAACTTATCTTGACGCCTTCCAAGAAGCTATGGATGATGATTTTAATACGGCAAACGGAGTGACTGTTCTGTTTGACATGGCTAAATGGATTAATTCAGGCAATTATGATCAAACCGTTAAGGATGCTTTTGAAAAAATGCTCCAAGTCTTCGGTATTGTTTTCGAAGAAGAAGTCCTTGATGAAGATATCGAAAAACTCATTGAAGAGCGTCAAGCGGCGCGTGCCAACAAGGACTTTGCGACAGCAGACCGCATTCGTGATGAGTTAGCTGCTCAAGGTATCAAACTTCTTGATACCAAGGAGGGCGTGAGGTGGACACGTGACTAA
- a CDS encoding Mini-ribonuclease 3, which produces MTKHLDVNLINGIALAFEGDAVYSLYIRRHLIFQGQTKPNQLHRLATRYVSAKAQASLIEKMLEQELLTEKELDIYKRGRNANSYTKAKNTDVITYKMSTGFEAVMGYLHMTEDIARLEELIAWCIDEVEKEI; this is translated from the coding sequence GTGACTAAACATCTTGATGTCAACCTTATTAATGGTATTGCTCTCGCTTTTGAGGGAGATGCTGTTTATTCCTTGTACATTCGCCGTCACCTGATTTTTCAAGGTCAGACCAAGCCAAACCAACTGCACCGTCTAGCTACACGCTATGTTTCAGCTAAGGCCCAGGCTAGTCTCATTGAAAAAATGCTGGAGCAAGAGCTTTTGACTGAAAAAGAGCTAGACATCTATAAACGAGGTCGTAATGCGAATAGCTATACCAAGGCTAAAAATACAGATGTTATTACCTATAAAATGTCAACAGGCTTCGAAGCAGTCATGGGCTATCTTCATATGACAGAGGATATCGCTCGCTTAGAGGAACTGATTGCTTGGTGTATTGACGAAGTTGAAAAAGAAATCTAA
- the rlmB gene encoding 23S rRNA (guanosine(2251)-2'-O)-methyltransferase RlmB → MKTTKESSLDIVYGVHAVTESLEANTGNKLYIQDDLRGKNVDAIKALAAEKKVSISWTPKKTLSDMTGGAVHQGFVLRVSEFAYSELSVIMDKAEQEENPLVLILDGLNDPHNFGSILRTADATQVTGVIIPKHRAVGVTPVVAKTSTGAVEHIPIARVTNLSQTLDKLKEAGFWVFGTDMDGTPSHKWNTAGKVALIIGNEGKGISANIKKQVDEMITIPMSGHVQSLNASVAAAVLMYEVYRNRL, encoded by the coding sequence ATGAAAACAACTAAAGAATCAAGTCTAGACATTGTTTATGGTGTGCATGCCGTAACAGAGAGTCTGGAAGCAAATACTGGAAATAAACTCTATATTCAAGATGATCTTCGAGGGAAAAATGTTGATGCCATTAAGGCTTTGGCAGCTGAAAAGAAGGTGTCTATCTCTTGGACACCTAAGAAAACCTTGTCTGATATGACAGGAGGAGCTGTGCATCAAGGTTTTGTTCTTCGTGTGTCAGAGTTCGCTTATTCTGAGCTCTCAGTTATTATGGATAAGGCTGAACAAGAGGAGAATCCTCTAGTCCTCATTTTAGATGGACTCAACGATCCCCATAACTTTGGATCTATCCTACGTACAGCTGATGCTACTCAGGTGACAGGAGTTATTATTCCTAAGCATCGTGCTGTGGGGGTAACACCTGTCGTTGCCAAGACATCAACAGGGGCAGTGGAACATATTCCCATTGCTCGAGTGACCAATCTTAGCCAAACTCTTGATAAACTTAAAGAAGCAGGCTTCTGGGTATTTGGGACAGATATGGATGGCACACCATCTCATAAATGGAACACAGCTGGGAAGGTTGCCCTTATCATTGGTAATGAAGGCAAGGGAATCTCTGCTAACATCAAGAAGCAAGTGGATGAGATGATTACTATTCCTATGAGTGGTCATGTGCAGAGCCTTAATGCCAGTGTGGCAGCTGCAGTTCTCATGTATGAAGTTTATCGAAACCGATTGTAA
- a CDS encoding NYN domain-containing protein — MKKRILLVDGYNMIAFWQETRQLFKTNQLDQARETLLRKLNHYANFEHIDIICVFDAQFVPGSRQRYDQYRISVIFTEEDETADSYIERAAAEMNTVQNLVEVATSDLNEQWAIFSQGALRVSARELEERVNTVKSDLDKMSAHIDLKTPKLRPWDDAQLGKLQDLLNEIE, encoded by the coding sequence ATGAAAAAAAGAATACTTCTAGTTGATGGTTATAATATGATTGCCTTTTGGCAAGAAACCCGTCAACTTTTTAAGACCAATCAGCTTGATCAAGCTCGTGAAACATTGCTTCGTAAGCTTAATCATTATGCTAACTTTGAACATATTGATATTATCTGTGTATTTGATGCTCAGTTTGTTCCAGGGAGCCGTCAGCGTTATGATCAGTATCGTATCAGTGTTATTTTTACTGAGGAAGATGAGACAGCAGATAGCTATATTGAGCGCGCAGCGGCTGAGATGAATACTGTTCAAAATCTAGTTGAAGTGGCAACTAGTGACTTAAATGAACAGTGGGCTATCTTTTCGCAAGGGGCTTTACGTGTTTCGGCGCGTGAGTTGGAAGAGCGTGTCAATACCGTTAAGTCTGACCTAGACAAGATGTCGGCACATATTGACTTAAAGACACCAAAACTACGTCCTTGGGACGATGCACAATTAGGGAAATTACAGGACCTTTTAAATGAAATAGAATAG
- a CDS encoding DegV family protein, producing MTFNILTDSTADLDEKWAQENKVELVGLTITLDDIAYETVGPNRLTSDRLLERMQEGSQPTTSQVNVGQFEEVFRRHAKNGDALLYIAFSSVLSGTYQSAVMARDMILDEYPEAIIEIVDTLAAAGGEGYLSILAAEARDQGKSLSETKAMIEDILPRLRTYFLVDDLYHLMRGGRLSKSSAIIGSLINIKPLLWLDASGKLVPLAKIRGRKKAIKEMVLQATQDIGHSTAIVAYANDIEAAENLKEQLLAVDGIEQVLIMPLGPVISTHVGPDTLAVFTIGKEAR from the coding sequence ATGACATTTAATATTTTGACAGATTCCACAGCAGATCTAGATGAAAAATGGGCTCAGGAGAATAAGGTAGAGCTCGTTGGTTTGACCATCACGCTTGATGATATTGCCTATGAGACCGTTGGCCCTAACCGTTTAACGAGTGACCGTCTCTTAGAACGTATGCAAGAAGGCAGTCAGCCAACCACAAGCCAGGTGAATGTTGGTCAATTTGAAGAGGTTTTTCGTCGTCATGCTAAAAATGGTGATGCTCTTCTCTATATTGCCTTCTCATCAGTGCTTTCAGGTACTTATCAAAGTGCTGTTATGGCGCGTGACATGATTTTGGATGAATACCCAGAAGCTATCATTGAGATTGTAGATACCCTGGCGGCAGCAGGTGGGGAAGGTTATCTTTCTATTTTGGCGGCAGAAGCTCGTGACCAAGGTAAGAGCTTATCTGAAACAAAAGCCATGATTGAGGACATTCTGCCACGTTTACGGACCTATTTCTTAGTTGATGATCTCTACCATCTCATGCGTGGGGGTCGCCTTTCTAAAAGCTCAGCTATTATTGGTAGTTTGATTAATATCAAACCCCTTCTTTGGTTGGACGCTTCAGGCAAGTTGGTTCCTCTGGCCAAAATCCGTGGACGTAAAAAAGCCATTAAAGAAATGGTCCTACAAGCTACCCAGGATATTGGACATAGCACAGCAATTGTCGCTTATGCCAATGATATTGAAGCGGCGGAGAATCTAAAAGAACAATTGTTAGCAGTTGACGGCATTGAGCAAGTTCTCATTATGCCACTTGGGCCAGTCATCTCTACTCACGTCGGACCGGATACTTTAGCCGTCTTTACGATTGGTAAAGAAGCTAGATAG
- a CDS encoding helix-turn-helix transcriptional regulator has product MKNLKMKSARVAKDLTQQGLADAIGVSRQTISAIEKGDYNPTINLCIAICKTLDKTLDQLFWESED; this is encoded by the coding sequence ATGAAAAATTTAAAAATGAAGTCAGCTCGTGTAGCAAAGGATCTCACTCAACAAGGCTTGGCAGATGCTATAGGAGTTTCTCGGCAGACCATCTCAGCTATTGAAAAAGGTGATTATAACCCTACTATAAATCTGTGTATTGCTATCTGCAAAACTCTGGACAAAACTTTAGACCAGCTTTTTTGGGAATCTGAGGATTAG
- the rplM gene encoding 50S ribosomal protein L13: MNKTTFMAKPGQVERKWYVVDATDVPLGRLSAVVASVLRGKNKPTFTPHTDTGDFVIVINAEKVKLTGKKATDKIYYTHSMYPGGLKQISAGELRSKNAVRLIEKSVKGMLPHNTLGRAQGMKLKVFVGGEHTHAAQQPEVLDISGLI, translated from the coding sequence ATGAACAAAACAACATTTATGGCTAAACCAGGCCAAGTTGAACGTAAATGGTATGTCGTTGACGCAACTGATGTGCCACTTGGACGTCTTTCTGCAGTAGTTGCTAGCGTACTTCGCGGAAAAAACAAACCAACTTTCACACCACACACTGATACAGGTGACTTCGTAATTGTTATCAATGCTGAAAAAGTTAAATTGACTGGTAAAAAAGCAACTGATAAGATCTACTACACTCACTCAATGTACCCAGGTGGATTGAAACAAATCTCAGCAGGTGAACTTCGTTCTAAAAATGCTGTTCGTTTGATCGAAAAATCAGTTAAAGGTATGCTTCCACACAACACTCTTGGACGCGCACAAGGTATGAAATTGAAAGTCTTCGTTGGCGGTGAGCACACTCACGCTGCACAACAACCAGAAGTACTTGATATCTCAGGACTTATCTAA
- the rpsI gene encoding 30S ribosomal protein S9, whose amino-acid sequence MAQAQYTGTGRRKNAVARVRLVPGTGKITVNKKDVEEYIPHADLRLVINQPFAVTSTEGSYDVHVNVVGGGYAGQSGAIRHGIARALLQVDPDFRDSLKRAGLLTRDARMVERKKPGLKKARKASQFSKR is encoded by the coding sequence ATGGCACAAGCACAATATACAGGTACAGGACGCCGTAAAAACGCCGTTGCACGCGTACGTTTGGTTCCAGGTACTGGTAAAATCACTGTTAACAAAAAAGATGTAGAAGAATACATCCCACACGCAGACCTTCGTCTCGTTATCAACCAACCTTTTGCAGTTACTTCAACTGAAGGTTCATACGACGTACACGTTAACGTTGTAGGTGGTGGATACGCTGGTCAATCAGGTGCGATCCGTCACGGTATCGCTCGTGCACTTCTTCAAGTAGATCCAGACTTCCGCGATTCATTGAAACGCGCTGGACTTCTTACTCGTGATGCACGTATGGTTGAACGTAAGAAACCAGGTCTTAAGAAAGCTCGTAAAGCTAGCCAGTTCTCAAAACGTTAA
- a CDS encoding helix-turn-helix transcriptional regulator, with amino-acid sequence MAKESKIKTNLKEVREAYGMTQQDLADQVGIRRETIVHLENNRYNPSLEMALKIAQVFNKQVEELFRLK; translated from the coding sequence ATGGCGAAAGAAAGTAAAATAAAGACTAACTTGAAAGAAGTAAGGGAAGCTTATGGTATGACTCAACAAGATTTAGCAGATCAAGTAGGAATACGGAGAGAAACGATTGTTCACTTGGAAAATAACCGCTACAACCCTTCGTTGGAAATGGCTTTAAAAATAGCGCAAGTCTTTAATAAACAAGTGGAAGAACTATTTCGTCTGAAATAA
- the abpA gene encoding amylase-binding adhesin AbpA → MKKVLLTSAAVLALFAAAAPAVADINGGANTPGAYDQPTTGGGVNDAYNAQTEFENARKVNEYLAGHQEDIDAEAAQDPAVVAAKSEFDAVEGGSHLYTEKKEAYESALNTARNNVRNRYTEELQKKWNTASKKEGNYYILNETPEQKNARYEAEHGAQAEDKTAPSQEDVKKAQTSAEKAKKAEEKSKAVKENKSGSKAEAKALPNTAAVK, encoded by the coding sequence ATGAAAAAAGTATTGCTTACTTCAGCAGCAGTTCTTGCGCTTTTTGCGGCTGCAGCGCCAGCAGTTGCGGATATCAATGGTGGAGCTAACACTCCAGGAGCATATGACCAACCAACAACAGGTGGTGGTGTGAATGATGCCTACAACGCTCAAACAGAATTTGAAAATGCTCGTAAAGTAAATGAATACTTGGCAGGGCATCAAGAAGATATCGATGCTGAAGCAGCTCAAGATCCAGCAGTAGTTGCAGCTAAATCTGAATTTGATGCGGTTGAAGGCGGATCACACCTTTACACTGAAAAGAAAGAAGCTTATGAATCAGCTTTGAATACTGCTCGTAACAACGTTCGTAACCGTTACACTGAAGAACTTCAAAAGAAATGGAATACTGCTTCTAAAAAAGAAGGTAATTACTACATTTTGAATGAAACTCCAGAACAAAAGAACGCTCGTTATGAAGCGGAACATGGAGCTCAAGCAGAAGATAAAACTGCTCCATCACAAGAAGATGTGAAAAAAGCTCAAACTTCAGCAGAAAAAGCTAAAAAAGCAGAAGAAAAATCTAAAGCAGTTAAAGAAAACAAATCAGGTTCTAAAGCAGAAGCAAAAGCTCTTCCAAATACTGCGGCAGTAAAATAA
- the srtB gene encoding class B sortase, LPKTxAVK-specific, whose amino-acid sequence MSKRNSSTKILNKKSLSILASILVLGLVIIGGVKLFTGNNAHSLGNKVTQVSNYKPTDDEKKYLKSKFDGLSATNSDTIAYIYAPGTQLDEPVVQTKDNSTYLDKTFEGGNKPLFGTVFMDTDNKKDFSDRLTWLFGHARGSQVEDHRMFNDVNYYSDQSFFDKHKYVVVETPQRKYYYEAFAMVIVPEDTAFYRTSFKDDKDFKEQLDIIYDTADVKNKDLKVSASDKYLVLSTCREEDPTIRANLYLRQIPDSEMSDFVAKHGKDLEYTPTR is encoded by the coding sequence ATGAGTAAACGCAATAGTAGCACGAAGATCTTAAATAAAAAATCCTTAAGTATTTTGGCATCCATTCTTGTATTAGGATTAGTGATTATTGGTGGAGTCAAACTTTTTACAGGAAACAATGCTCATTCACTTGGGAATAAGGTTACTCAAGTCAGTAACTATAAACCTACCGATGATGAAAAGAAGTATCTCAAGTCGAAGTTTGATGGTCTTTCTGCAACTAATTCAGATACGATTGCTTATATCTATGCACCAGGCACTCAATTAGATGAGCCTGTTGTACAAACTAAAGATAATTCTACATATCTAGATAAAACTTTCGAAGGAGGTAATAAGCCTCTGTTTGGTACTGTATTCATGGATACAGACAATAAGAAAGATTTTAGTGACCGTTTGACTTGGCTTTTTGGTCACGCTAGAGGAAGTCAGGTAGAAGACCATCGTATGTTTAATGATGTTAACTACTACAGTGATCAGTCGTTTTTTGACAAACACAAGTATGTTGTTGTAGAAACCCCTCAAAGAAAGTATTATTATGAAGCTTTTGCGATGGTTATTGTTCCTGAGGATACAGCTTTCTACCGTACATCATTCAAAGATGATAAGGATTTTAAGGAACAATTAGATATTATCTATGATACGGCTGATGTTAAAAACAAGGATTTGAAGGTTAGTGCTTCAGATAAATACCTCGTTCTTTCGACTTGTCGTGAGGAAGATCCAACGATTCGTGCCAATCTCTACTTGCGTCAAATTCCAGACTCTGAGATGTCTGACTTTGTAGCTAAACATGGAAAAGATTTGGAATACACACCAACACGATAA
- a CDS encoding CapA family protein encodes MKQSQAKKRDNAMTNKILMGLIALVLGLLFLEILIVHSKNEQQKNASNQVQTARIMANGDLLYHDGLYMSALQSDGSYDFTENFTYVKPWLKQADLVLGDFEGTINPDYPLSGYPLFNAPQSVTAAIKDAGYDVMDLAHNHILDSGLEGAFTTADALKKVGIDPIGVYEKPVRDKAPLLIKNVNGIKVAILSYAYGYNGLESNLTDKEVADHLSNLDEKRMKSEIQRAEKEADITVIMPQMGVEYRLEPTDEQVKLYHKMIDWGADIIFGGHPHVVEPSEVVKKDGQQKLIIYSMGNFISNQRIETMDGVDSAEWTERGVLMDVTLEKKNGQTTIKTAQAHPTWVNRTPKGTTSPEGYPLYTYQTYILEDFIKGGKYRNKLDEETKERIDTAYKEMNAHVNLKWK; translated from the coding sequence ATGAAACAGAGCCAAGCTAAAAAGCGTGACAATGCGATGACTAATAAGATTTTGATGGGGTTGATTGCTCTCGTCTTAGGTTTGCTTTTTCTTGAGATTTTAATTGTTCATAGTAAGAATGAACAGCAAAAGAATGCCTCAAACCAGGTACAGACAGCACGTATCATGGCTAATGGGGACTTGCTCTATCATGACGGTCTCTATATGAGTGCCCTTCAGTCAGATGGTAGCTATGATTTCACGGAGAATTTTACTTATGTGAAGCCGTGGTTAAAGCAGGCTGATTTGGTTTTGGGTGATTTCGAGGGAACGATTAATCCTGATTATCCTTTGTCAGGCTATCCTCTGTTTAATGCTCCTCAATCAGTGACAGCAGCTATTAAGGATGCTGGTTATGATGTTATGGATTTGGCCCATAATCATATCTTGGATTCTGGTTTAGAGGGAGCTTTTACAACGGCTGATGCTTTAAAAAAAGTGGGAATTGATCCTATTGGTGTTTACGAAAAGCCGGTGCGAGACAAGGCGCCACTGCTCATCAAGAATGTTAATGGTATCAAAGTTGCAATACTTTCCTATGCTTATGGTTACAATGGCCTAGAGTCGAACTTGACGGATAAAGAGGTTGCAGACCACTTATCGAATTTGGATGAAAAACGTATGAAATCCGAGATTCAGCGTGCCGAAAAAGAAGCGGATATCACGGTTATCATGCCTCAGATGGGTGTTGAATATCGTTTGGAACCGACAGATGAACAGGTTAAACTCTATCATAAGATGATTGATTGGGGTGCTGATATTATCTTTGGAGGTCATCCTCATGTGGTAGAACCTTCTGAGGTGGTTAAAAAGGATGGACAGCAAAAACTTATTATTTACTCAATGGGGAATTTTATCTCAAACCAGCGCATAGAGACTATGGATGGTGTGGATAGTGCAGAGTGGACAGAGAGGGGTGTCTTAATGGATGTCACCCTTGAGAAAAAGAATGGTCAAACCACGATTAAGACTGCTCAAGCACATCCGACTTGGGTTAACCGTACGCCTAAAGGAACAACTTCACCAGAGGGATATCCTTTGTATACTTACCAAACTTATATTTTAGAGGATTTCATTAAGGGTGGTAAATATAGAAATAAACTTGATGAAGAAACCAAAGAGCGTATAGATACTGCATATAAAGAAATGAATGCCCATGTTAATTTAAAATGGAAATAA
- a CDS encoding ACT domain-containing protein — MKAIITVVGKDKAGIVAGVATKVAELGLNIDDISQTVLDEFFTMMAVVSSEDKQDFTHLRAELEAFGESLNVKINIQSSAIFDAMHNL, encoded by the coding sequence ATGAAAGCGATTATTACAGTTGTAGGTAAGGACAAAGCAGGTATTGTTGCGGGTGTTGCGACTAAGGTGGCAGAACTTGGCTTGAATATTGATGATATCTCTCAAACAGTTCTTGATGAATTCTTTACCATGATGGCGGTTGTATCATCGGAAGACAAACAAGATTTTACACACCTACGTGCGGAATTGGAAGCCTTTGGTGAGTCATTGAATGTTAAAATCAACATCCAAAGCTCAGCAATTTTTGATGCTATGCACAACTTGTAA